The following are encoded together in the Solenopsis invicta isolate M01_SB chromosome 14, UNIL_Sinv_3.0, whole genome shotgun sequence genome:
- the LOC105206618 gene encoding uncharacterized protein LOC105206618, which yields MGVMRIITLANKSRGQKTRKLYIVLFVCFSTKAVHLEAVSDLTSDAFLAALRRFVSRRGHPNTIYSDNVTNFVDAKKELEELYKAIRTTFSKPIDNYCVSRQVQWKFIPPHAPHMGGPWEAGIKSCKHHLKRIVGGALLVFEKLSTANLLLGLPDVDVVDTLINRLDRWQLIQRIAQHFWKRWSVGYLTSLQSKYEWTKEQSNLTIDDIVLIVYENAPPLLWRIGRVIELHPGIDNNSDFGWGAPVCHFTGGTQTDSDYFLGPTLCTPNMHL from the exons atGGGTGTGAT GCGAATTATTACTTTAGCAAATAAAAGTCGAGGACAAAAAACGCGCAAATTGTACATCGTGCTATTTGTGTGTTTTTCAACAAAAGCCGTACACTTAGAAGCGGTCAGCGATCTGACATCGGATGCATTTCTGGCTGCGTTGCGTCGCTTTGTAAGCAGGCGTGGCCATCCGAACACGATTTATAGCGACAATGTCACTAATTTTGTAGACGCCAAAAAAGAGCTGGAGGAATTGTACAAGGCGATCAGAACTACGTTTAGTAAGCCAATAGACAATTATTGTGTCTCCCGACAAGTTCAATGGAAATTTATACCCCCTCATGCCCCTCATATGGGTGGTCCATGGGAGGCAGGAATAAAGTCATGTAAACACCATTTGAAAAGAATTGTTGGCGGGGCTTTACTTGTGTTCGAGAAGCTTAGTACC gCGAACCTCTTACTAGGTCTGCCTGATGTTGATGTCGTGGATACTCTTATTAATAGATTGGATAGATGGCAGCTGATTCAGCGAATAGCTCAACATTTTTGGAAACGATGGAGCGTTGGATATTTGACGTCATTGCAAAGCAAATATGAGTGGACGAAGGAACAAAGCAATCTGACTATCGACGATATAGTTTTAATTGTATATGAAAATGCTCCGCCTTTGCTATGGAGAATCGGTAGAGTAATCGAATTACACCCGGGTATTGATAataatagcgatttcggctggggcgCACCGGTGTGCCACTTTACCGGTGGCACACAAACTGACTCCGACTATTTTCTCGGGCCCACTTTGTGTACACCCAATATGCACTTATGA